In one window of Hymenobacter nivis DNA:
- a CDS encoding head GIN domain-containing protein yields MKLFRLLLPALVLGTTVAAVPPAAPTTTPAPTAQEVRDVPAFTKVNLATSVAVEVQQGSPQQVVAEGAPDDLAQLRTTVDGGRLLIETKSGADWKEFLRSHRNLGKVTVRITMPTINALSVSSSGSLRAPSVRADNLTLSVSSSGSVDVAQVQATHVRAAVSSSGHVGIGQLQATELHSALSSSGSIKVASGTCPRHEVAISGSGSVAAPDLRSAACEARISGSGSCRVQTTETLDARISGSGEVFVTGNPKTTSRTSGSGGVRRG; encoded by the coding sequence ATGAAACTCTTCCGCTTATTGCTGCCAGCCCTGGTGCTAGGCACCACCGTAGCTGCCGTACCGCCCGCAGCCCCCACCACTACCCCCGCGCCCACCGCCCAGGAAGTGCGCGACGTGCCCGCCTTCACGAAGGTGAACCTGGCCACGTCGGTGGCCGTGGAGGTGCAACAGGGCAGCCCGCAGCAAGTGGTAGCGGAGGGCGCACCCGACGACCTGGCCCAGCTGCGCACCACCGTGGACGGAGGCCGCCTGCTCATCGAAACCAAATCGGGCGCCGACTGGAAGGAGTTTCTGCGCAGCCACCGCAACTTGGGCAAGGTGACCGTGCGCATCACCATGCCCACCATCAACGCGCTGAGCGTGAGCAGCTCCGGCTCGCTTAGGGCCCCCAGCGTGCGGGCCGACAACCTGACGCTGAGCGTGAGCAGCTCCGGCTCGGTGGACGTGGCCCAGGTGCAGGCCACCCATGTGCGGGCCGCGGTGAGCAGCTCGGGGCACGTCGGCATCGGCCAGCTGCAGGCCACCGAGCTGCACTCGGCCTTGTCGAGTTCGGGCAGCATCAAGGTAGCTAGCGGCACTTGCCCACGCCACGAGGTAGCCATCAGTGGCTCGGGCTCGGTGGCGGCCCCCGACCTGCGCTCGGCCGCCTGCGAGGCGCGCATCAGCGGCTCGGGCAGCTGCCGCGTGCAGACCACCGAAACGCTCGACGCCCGCATCAGCGGCTCGGGCGAAGTGTTCGTAACCGGCAACCCCAAAACCACGAGCCGCACCAGCGGCAGCGGCGGTGTGCGCCGAGGGTAG
- a CDS encoding nuclear transport factor 2 family protein yields MTAIQEVEQLERQRFAAQIAKDYAVLEKIFADDLVYTHANGHQDTKASYLASIRAGQSRYDQVDIEALSIRPYNDERTALVNGTVRIDLGPGPDGQPLTTRIKYAVAYIKGPAGWQLVLWHAQKQAA; encoded by the coding sequence ATGACCGCCATTCAGGAAGTTGAACAGCTCGAACGCCAGCGCTTCGCCGCGCAAATAGCCAAGGATTACGCCGTGCTGGAAAAAATCTTCGCCGACGACCTCGTCTACACCCACGCCAACGGCCACCAGGACACCAAGGCGAGCTACCTCGCCAGCATCCGCGCCGGCCAAAGCCGCTACGACCAGGTGGACATCGAGGCCCTGAGCATTCGCCCCTACAACGACGAGCGCACGGCCCTCGTGAACGGCACCGTGCGCATCGACCTGGGCCCCGGCCCCGACGGCCAGCCCCTCACCACCCGCATCAAGTACGCGGTAGCCTACATCAAGGGCCCCGCCGGCTGGCAGCTGGTACTCTGGCACGCCCAAAAGCAGGCGGCGTAG
- a CDS encoding phenylacetate--CoA ligase family protein, whose product MLFNPAAERMPLPQLRALQNDRLRAQVAYVHARVPFYQQRLAAAGLTPAGFRGLEDLPKLGFTKKTDFRDHYPFGLFAVPEAEVARLHCSSGTTGKATVVGYTAADLAVFAELVARSLAAAGCRPGMKLQNAYGYGLFTGGLGIHYGAEKLGLTVIPVSGGSTDRQLQLLQDFRPEILCATPSYAQVLAEEIERRGLDLGAINLQYAVLGAEPWTEAIRQQVQAGLRVAATNIYGLSEIMGPGVSQEDVDERGTGSYVWEDHFYPEIVDRLTGEPLPHGAPGVLVLSTLTKQALPILRYWTGDITHLSYEHSGKRTHVKMGPIRGRADDMLIIRGVNFFPTQIEDLLQHAEHLSPCYQVVATRRGRLDEVAVHVEVAAALWQALGLGAPGAAPGPPPDALVRVQGALAKKIKDNIGLSMAVHLVGPGQLPRSEGGKLNRVQDLRHL is encoded by the coding sequence ATGCTCTTCAACCCCGCGGCCGAGCGGATGCCCCTGCCCCAGCTACGGGCCCTGCAAAACGACCGCCTGCGCGCCCAAGTGGCCTACGTGCACGCCCGGGTGCCGTTCTACCAGCAGCGGCTAGCCGCGGCGGGCCTCACGCCGGCGGGCTTCCGCGGTCTGGAGGACCTGCCCAAGCTGGGCTTCACCAAGAAGACGGATTTCCGGGATCATTACCCCTTCGGCCTGTTTGCGGTGCCCGAAGCCGAGGTGGCGCGGCTGCACTGCTCCAGCGGCACCACGGGCAAGGCCACGGTGGTGGGCTACACCGCCGCCGACCTTGCCGTGTTTGCCGAGCTGGTGGCCCGCTCGCTGGCCGCCGCCGGCTGCCGGCCGGGCATGAAGCTGCAAAACGCCTACGGCTACGGCCTCTTCACCGGGGGCCTGGGCATTCACTACGGGGCCGAAAAGCTGGGGCTGACGGTCATCCCCGTGTCGGGCGGCAGCACTGACCGGCAGCTACAGCTGCTGCAAGACTTCCGGCCCGAAATCCTCTGCGCCACGCCCTCCTACGCCCAGGTGCTGGCCGAAGAAATCGAGCGGCGCGGCCTGGACTTAGGGGCCATTAACCTGCAATACGCCGTGCTGGGGGCCGAGCCCTGGACAGAGGCCATCCGCCAGCAGGTGCAGGCCGGACTGCGGGTGGCGGCCACCAACATCTATGGCCTGAGCGAGATCATGGGCCCCGGCGTGTCGCAGGAAGACGTGGACGAGCGCGGCACGGGCAGCTACGTGTGGGAAGACCACTTCTACCCTGAAATTGTGGACCGCCTCACCGGCGAGCCCCTCCCCCACGGCGCACCAGGCGTACTGGTGCTCAGCACCCTGACGAAGCAGGCGCTGCCCATTCTGCGGTACTGGACGGGCGACATTACGCACCTTTCGTACGAGCATTCGGGCAAGCGCACCCACGTGAAAATGGGCCCCATCCGCGGGCGGGCCGACGATATGCTCATCATCCGGGGGGTGAATTTCTTCCCCACCCAAATCGAGGACCTGCTCCAGCACGCGGAGCATCTGAGCCCCTGCTACCAGGTGGTGGCCACCCGCCGCGGCCGCCTCGACGAGGTGGCGGTGCACGTGGAAGTGGCCGCTGCTCTATGGCAGGCCCTGGGCCTGGGGGCCCCCGGCGCCGCGCCGGGACCCCCGCCCGATGCTCTGGTGCGCGTGCAGGGTGCGCTGGCCAAAAAAATCAAGGACAACATCGGCCTCAGCATGGCCGTGCACCTGGTGGGCCCCGGCCAGCTGCCGCGCAGCGAGGGCGGCAAGCTCAACCGGGTGCAGGACCTGCGCCACCTCTAG
- a CDS encoding TetR/AcrR family transcriptional regulator codes for MVETKKISKRQLILAEAAKLFKDRGYSGTSMRDLAGQVGMEAASMYNHIKAKDEILASICFRISDLYISQLGEISATDASYGDKIKALIRLHIRLMVEDGPAVSVANHDWKYLPEPKLGEFKQARKTYEKGFAALIEAGIAAGEFQPVNVSVALFTILSAVRWIELWYRPGRELSAEELEANIITVLLHGLERH; via the coding sequence ATGGTAGAGACCAAGAAGATATCGAAGCGCCAGCTCATTTTGGCCGAGGCCGCCAAGCTCTTCAAAGACCGGGGCTACAGCGGCACGTCGATGCGCGATTTGGCCGGGCAGGTAGGCATGGAGGCGGCCAGCATGTACAACCACATCAAGGCCAAGGACGAAATTTTGGCCAGCATCTGCTTCCGGATTTCCGACCTCTACATCTCGCAGCTGGGCGAAATTTCGGCTACCGACGCCAGCTACGGCGACAAAATCAAGGCCTTGATTCGCCTGCACATCCGGCTGATGGTGGAGGACGGCCCGGCCGTATCCGTGGCCAACCATGACTGGAAATACCTGCCAGAGCCCAAGCTGGGCGAGTTCAAGCAGGCCCGCAAAACCTACGAGAAAGGCTTCGCCGCCCTCATCGAGGCCGGCATTGCCGCCGGCGAGTTCCAGCCCGTGAACGTGTCAGTGGCCTTGTTCACCATCCTCTCCGCCGTGCGCTGGATAGAGCTGTGGTACCGCCCCGGCCGCGAGCTATCGGCCGAAGAGCTGGAGGCCAACATTATCACCGTGCTCCTCCACGGCCTGGAGCGGCATTAG